In Mycetocola zhujimingii, one DNA window encodes the following:
- the secD gene encoding protein translocase subunit SecD, producing MAQSKSTPIRRASRSLIWLGVITLALFGILAGGVVWGNATWGPKLALDLEGGTQIILQPNVEEGESVSAEQLNQAVSIIRQRVDASGVSEAEINTEGNNVVVSIPGEADEETRNRIEASAKLEFRPVLVASGPTNTFVGEDGVETPYPTPDPALPDTPATEPTNASDLAQITEKLQAEFQAFDCAQPVEAGVVQPADKPIIACEVDGSVKYILGPVEVEGSTIEDATNGMQTTQTGATTGQWVVNLEFDGEGTEEFADVTQRLTALQSPQNQFAIVLDNQVISAPQTNSVITDGNAEISGNFTQESSKSLADQLKYGALPISFTVLSSEAISATLGAAQLQIGIIAGLIGLILVAIYTLFQYRLLGFVTIASLIVAGVLTYLVIAILSWRNGYRLSLAGVAGLIVAIGFTADSFIVYFERIRDELRDGRGLESAVEAGWKRAKRTIYASKGVNLLAAVVLYAVAVGNVKGFAFTLGITTIIDVLVVLLFTHPALQVLAQTRFFSSGHPLSGLDPNALGAVYRGRAQFRAPQPGVAGKSTKSSREAAKRQTIAERKQAELVAAGAGKKSEEKKS from the coding sequence TTGGCACAGTCGAAGTCGACGCCCATCCGTAGAGCGAGTCGCTCACTGATCTGGCTTGGCGTTATCACCCTTGCACTCTTCGGCATCCTTGCCGGTGGCGTCGTCTGGGGTAACGCCACATGGGGACCCAAGCTTGCGCTTGACCTCGAAGGTGGAACGCAGATCATTCTGCAGCCCAACGTGGAGGAGGGCGAGTCGGTCTCCGCTGAGCAGCTCAACCAGGCGGTTTCGATCATCAGGCAGCGCGTCGACGCGTCTGGTGTCTCCGAGGCCGAGATCAACACCGAGGGAAACAACGTCGTCGTTTCCATCCCCGGTGAAGCTGACGAGGAGACCCGCAACCGGATCGAGGCATCGGCGAAGCTCGAATTCCGCCCGGTCCTCGTCGCGAGCGGTCCCACAAACACTTTCGTCGGCGAAGACGGCGTTGAGACGCCGTACCCGACACCCGATCCTGCGCTTCCCGACACCCCGGCGACCGAACCGACCAACGCGAGCGACCTCGCGCAGATCACCGAAAAGCTGCAGGCCGAGTTCCAGGCCTTCGACTGCGCGCAACCCGTCGAAGCCGGGGTTGTCCAGCCGGCTGACAAGCCCATCATCGCGTGTGAGGTCGACGGCAGCGTCAAGTACATCCTCGGTCCCGTCGAGGTCGAGGGATCGACGATCGAGGACGCCACCAACGGCATGCAGACCACGCAGACCGGTGCGACCACCGGCCAGTGGGTCGTCAACCTGGAATTCGACGGCGAGGGCACCGAGGAGTTCGCCGACGTGACTCAGCGGCTCACAGCCCTGCAGAGCCCGCAGAACCAGTTCGCCATCGTGCTCGACAACCAGGTCATCTCGGCGCCGCAGACCAACAGCGTCATCACTGACGGCAACGCGGAGATCTCGGGTAACTTCACCCAGGAGTCGTCAAAGTCGCTCGCCGACCAGCTTAAATACGGTGCTCTTCCCATCAGCTTTACGGTGTTGAGCTCAGAGGCTATCTCGGCGACTCTCGGTGCTGCGCAGCTGCAGATCGGAATCATCGCCGGCCTTATCGGCCTCATCCTGGTCGCCATCTACACGCTGTTCCAGTACCGGCTGCTCGGCTTCGTCACTATCGCGTCTCTGATCGTTGCCGGTGTCCTCACCTACCTGGTGATCGCGATTCTGTCGTGGCGCAACGGTTACCGACTCTCACTCGCCGGTGTCGCCGGGCTTATCGTGGCCATCGGGTTCACCGCCGACTCGTTCATCGTCTACTTCGAGAGAATCCGCGATGAGCTTCGCGACGGGCGCGGGCTCGAGTCCGCGGTCGAGGCCGGCTGGAAGCGCGCCAAGCGCACCATCTACGCGTCGAAGGGTGTCAACCTCCTTGCCGCAGTTGTGCTCTACGCGGTCGCCGTCGGAAACGTGAAGGGATTCGCGTTCACGCTCGGCATCACGACGATCATCGACGTCCTCGTCGTGCTGCTCTTCACACACCCGGCCCTCCAGGTCCTGGCGCAGACACGATTCTTCTCGAGCGGTCATCCGCTCTCCGGACTCGACCCGAACGCGCTCGGCGCTGTGTACCGGGGCCGGGCACAGTTCCGTGCGCCGCAACCGGGCGTCGCAGGCAAGTCAACGAAGTCAAGCCGTGAGGCAGCGAAACGGCAAACCATCGCAGAACGCAAGCAGGCTGAGCTCGTCGCCGCGGGCGCCGGCAAGAAGTCTGAGGAGAAGAAGTCCTAA
- the yajC gene encoding preprotein translocase subunit YajC — MDPLTIGMLVILAVLIFFMFRNGQKRKQDQEALLSKVVPGAEVMTTFGLFGTILEMDEDTNKVLLESTPGTVLTVHRQAIAKVVEDEPVIADDTLDAETETTAVAPAIDTEVGQRTEFDASTDVTDSRDKKADQ, encoded by the coding sequence ATGGATCCATTAACCATCGGAATGCTGGTCATCCTGGCCGTCCTCATCTTCTTCATGTTCCGCAACGGACAGAAGCGCAAGCAGGACCAGGAAGCATTGCTCTCGAAGGTTGTGCCGGGTGCCGAAGTCATGACCACGTTCGGGCTCTTCGGAACCATCCTCGAAATGGATGAAGACACCAACAAGGTGCTCCTCGAATCCACCCCGGGAACCGTCCTCACGGTTCACCGCCAGGCTATCGCGAAGGTCGTCGAAGACGAGCCCGTTATCGCAGATGACACTCTCGATGCTGAGACAGAAACCACAGCGGTCGCGCCCGCCATCGACACCGAAGTCGGCCAGCGCACGGAATTCGATGCGTCGACAGACGTCACCGATTCACGTGATAAGAAGGCTGACCAGTAG
- the ruvB gene encoding Holliday junction branch migration DNA helicase RuvB, which translates to MSNADVTAPEPISEAELVFEGALRPKSLDEFVGQTKVRGQLQLLLQAAAIQGRTADHILLAGPPGLGKTTLAMIVAHESNKPLRMSSGPAIQHAGDLAAVLSSLVPGEVLFIDEIHRMARSAEEMLYLAMEDFRIDIMVGKGAGATSVPLDLAPFTLVGATTRSGMLPNPLRDRFGFTAHLEFYDEPELEQVLFRAAHMLDFSIDRRGLAEIAGRCRGTPRIANRLLRRVRDYVLVHGGDADLAAVRAALALYDVDELGLDRLDRAVMEIMLTRFGGGPVGLNTLAVSVGEEAETIESVVEPFLVRIGLITRTPRGRVATPQAFEHFGIQHPQGSLLPGVL; encoded by the coding sequence ATGAGTAACGCCGACGTCACCGCGCCAGAGCCAATCTCTGAGGCCGAGCTCGTCTTCGAGGGCGCGCTGCGCCCGAAGAGCCTCGATGAATTCGTCGGCCAGACGAAGGTCCGTGGCCAGTTGCAGCTTCTGCTCCAGGCGGCGGCGATCCAGGGACGCACCGCCGACCACATCCTCCTGGCAGGTCCGCCTGGGCTCGGCAAGACGACGCTCGCCATGATCGTGGCCCACGAGAGCAACAAGCCGCTCCGCATGTCGAGCGGCCCGGCCATCCAGCACGCCGGCGACCTCGCCGCGGTCCTCTCGAGCCTTGTTCCCGGTGAGGTCTTGTTCATCGACGAAATCCACCGCATGGCGCGTTCGGCCGAAGAAATGCTCTACCTCGCGATGGAGGACTTCCGGATCGACATCATGGTCGGCAAGGGCGCAGGAGCAACCAGTGTTCCGCTCGACCTGGCTCCGTTCACGCTCGTCGGCGCAACCACGCGGTCGGGGATGCTGCCGAACCCCCTGCGTGACAGGTTCGGATTCACCGCTCACCTTGAGTTCTATGACGAGCCTGAGCTCGAGCAGGTCTTGTTCCGCGCCGCGCACATGCTCGACTTCAGTATCGACCGCAGGGGACTCGCTGAGATCGCCGGGCGGTGCAGGGGAACCCCGCGTATCGCGAATCGACTTCTTCGGCGGGTACGCGACTATGTCCTCGTGCACGGCGGTGATGCCGACCTCGCCGCGGTCAGGGCAGCCCTCGCCCTCTATGACGTCGACGAGCTCGGTCTCGACCGTCTCGACCGCGCTGTGATGGAGATCATGCTCACCCGCTTCGGTGGCGGTCCGGTCGGACTCAACACCCTCGCCGTGTCCGTTGGCGAGGAGGCGGAGACCATCGAGAGCGTCGTTGAGCCGTTCCTCGTGCGGATCGGTCTCATCACACGGACACCGCGCGGCCGCGTCGCCACACCGCAGGCCTTCGAACACTTCGGGATTCAGCACCCTCAGGGTTCTTTACTGCCCGGTGTTCTATAA
- the ruvA gene encoding Holliday junction branch migration protein RuvA, whose product MISSLRGTVLSAVGSSVIIDVGGIGYAVQVTPEHSLALRAGDQALIHTSLIVREDSLSLFGFETAEQLHVFELLTGVTGVGPKSALGVLSALGPGQIAAAVAAEDDAAFRKVSGIGPKTAKLIVLSLAGKLIVTTPPEAPMAVPASGDSVVVALVGLGWNEKTAVQVVADVLARNPDAESAPVQTILRLALAQLGPAKHSASARGNA is encoded by the coding sequence GTGATCTCAAGTCTGCGCGGAACCGTGCTGTCTGCCGTCGGCAGCAGTGTCATCATCGACGTCGGGGGCATCGGCTATGCCGTGCAGGTTACGCCCGAACACTCGCTCGCCCTTCGCGCCGGAGACCAGGCACTCATCCACACGAGCCTCATCGTCCGCGAGGACTCACTGTCGCTTTTCGGCTTCGAGACCGCTGAACAGCTCCACGTCTTTGAGCTGCTCACCGGCGTCACCGGCGTTGGGCCCAAGTCCGCGCTCGGCGTGCTGTCTGCTCTCGGGCCAGGACAGATCGCGGCGGCCGTCGCCGCCGAAGACGACGCCGCGTTCCGCAAAGTCTCCGGCATCGGGCCCAAGACCGCGAAGCTCATCGTTCTTTCCCTCGCCGGCAAGCTCATCGTCACAACGCCGCCGGAGGCACCGATGGCTGTTCCGGCATCGGGAGACAGTGTCGTCGTCGCCCTCGTCGGACTCGGCTGGAACGAAAAGACTGCTGTGCAGGTGGTGGCCGATGTCCTGGCACGTAACCCCGACGCCGAATCCGCCCCTGTCCAGACCATCCTGAGGCTCGCCCTCGCCCAGCTGGGCCCGGCCAAGCACAGCGCGTCGGCACGGGGCAACGCATGA
- the ruvC gene encoding crossover junction endodeoxyribonuclease RuvC: MTLRVLGIDPGLTRCGIGVVDVEPNRKAVLVHYSVVRSDILAEIDQRLLVIGRGIDAALDEFTPNAVAVERVFAQHNLRTVMGTAQVSGLALHAAARRGLQVGLHTPSEVKAAITGYGNADKKQVQTMVARVLSLAEPPQPADAADALALAICHAWRGGLRAPSTAAGAAGAATLTPAQAAWARAEKTARGRS, translated from the coding sequence ATGACCCTTCGGGTGCTCGGCATCGATCCCGGCCTCACCCGCTGCGGAATCGGTGTGGTCGATGTCGAGCCCAACCGCAAGGCTGTGCTCGTGCACTATTCCGTGGTTCGCAGCGATATCCTCGCCGAAATCGACCAGCGACTGCTCGTGATCGGGCGGGGTATCGATGCCGCACTCGACGAGTTCACGCCGAACGCCGTCGCTGTCGAGCGGGTGTTCGCGCAGCACAACCTGCGCACAGTGATGGGGACGGCTCAGGTCTCCGGCCTGGCATTACACGCCGCTGCGCGGCGTGGGCTTCAGGTCGGGCTGCACACGCCGTCAGAAGTGAAGGCCGCGATCACCGGGTACGGCAACGCTGACAAGAAGCAGGTGCAGACCATGGTTGCCCGCGTGCTGAGCCTCGCTGAGCCGCCCCAGCCCGCTGACGCCGCCGATGCGCTCGCCCTGGCAATTTGCCACGCCTGGCGGGGTGGTCTTCGTGCTCCGTCGACCGCGGCGGGTGCGGCGGGTGCTGCCACTCTTACGCCGGCCCAGGCGGCGTGGGCACGTGCTGAGAAGACCGCCAGGGGTCGCTCGTAA
- a CDS encoding YebC/PmpR family DNA-binding transcriptional regulator produces the protein MSGHSKWATTKHKKAITDSRRAKAFAKLIKNIEVAAKMGGADLSGNPTLVDAIQKAKKTSVPNDNIDRAVKRGAGLSGDSVDYTTIMYEGYAQNGVALLIECLTDNKNRAAADVRTLMSRNGGTMGDPGSVAYNFARKGIIVVPAANTTEDDILAAVLDAGAEEVVNEGETFEIITDPSDLVATRTALQEAGIDYDSADAAFVPNLKVEVDAETARKIFKLIDALEDSDDVQNIYSNYDLTPEVQAELQSEDD, from the coding sequence ATGTCCGGTCACTCCAAGTGGGCAACGACGAAGCACAAGAAGGCGATCACCGACTCGCGCCGTGCCAAAGCGTTCGCAAAGCTCATCAAGAACATTGAAGTCGCCGCGAAGATGGGCGGCGCGGATCTCTCCGGTAACCCGACCCTGGTCGACGCGATTCAGAAGGCCAAGAAGACCTCGGTCCCCAACGACAACATCGACCGCGCCGTCAAGCGCGGTGCCGGGCTCTCCGGAGACTCCGTCGATTACACGACGATCATGTACGAGGGCTACGCGCAGAACGGAGTCGCACTCCTGATCGAGTGTCTCACCGACAACAAGAACCGCGCGGCTGCCGACGTCCGCACCCTGATGAGCCGTAATGGCGGCACGATGGGTGACCCGGGAAGCGTCGCATACAACTTCGCCCGCAAGGGCATCATCGTCGTTCCTGCCGCAAACACCACGGAGGATGACATTCTCGCGGCGGTTCTCGACGCGGGTGCTGAAGAGGTCGTCAACGAGGGCGAGACCTTCGAGATCATCACCGACCCGTCCGATCTGGTCGCCACGCGCACGGCCCTGCAGGAAGCCGGGATCGACTACGACTCGGCGGATGCCGCCTTCGTGCCGAATCTCAAGGTCGAGGTCGATGCTGAAACCGCTCGGAAGATCTTCAAACTGATCGACGCGCTTGAAGACTCTGATGACGTGCAGAACATCTACAGCAACTATGACCTCACTCCAGAGGTACAGGCTGAGCTCCAGTCAGAAGACGACTAG
- the pdxT gene encoding pyridoxal 5'-phosphate synthase glutaminase subunit PdxT, which translates to MAGSPAPKVGVLALQGDFREHANVLRGLGAEVSLVRRPEELSAVDGLVIPGGESSVMDKLARAFGLAEPLKEAIHAGLPVYGTCAGLIMLADSIVDGIRGQQSLGGLDVAVRRNAFGSQTESFETDLDIPAIGEHPLHAVFIRAPVVESVGPLATPLAALTDGRVVAVEQGNLLGTSFHPEVTGDMRFHEYFLAKIHAA; encoded by the coding sequence GTGGCTGGTAGTCCAGCCCCCAAGGTAGGCGTCCTCGCCCTCCAGGGCGATTTCCGCGAACACGCGAACGTTCTCCGCGGTCTCGGCGCCGAGGTCTCACTCGTCCGGAGGCCCGAGGAACTCAGTGCTGTCGACGGGCTCGTTATCCCCGGCGGGGAGTCCAGCGTCATGGACAAGCTGGCGCGCGCATTCGGGCTTGCTGAGCCTCTGAAAGAAGCCATACACGCCGGGCTGCCGGTCTATGGCACGTGCGCCGGCCTCATCATGCTCGCGGATTCCATCGTCGATGGCATCCGTGGCCAGCAATCGCTCGGCGGACTCGACGTTGCCGTGCGCCGGAACGCGTTCGGATCACAGACCGAGTCGTTCGAGACCGATCTCGACATTCCCGCCATCGGCGAACATCCGCTTCACGCCGTTTTCATCCGCGCACCTGTCGTCGAGTCGGTCGGGCCGCTGGCTACCCCTCTTGCCGCCCTCACCGACGGACGGGTCGTCGCCGTCGAGCAGGGCAACCTGCTTGGCACCTCGTTCCACCCCGAAGTGACGGGGGACATGCGCTTTCACGAGTACTTTCTCGCCAAGATCCACGCCGCATAA
- the pdxS gene encoding pyridoxal 5'-phosphate synthase lyase subunit PdxS produces the protein MTNSSTTGEQGSNRVKRGLAEMLKGGVIMDVVTPEQARIAEDAGAVAVMALERVPADIRSQGGVARMSDPDLIEAIIAEVSIPVMAKARIGHFVEAQVLQALNVDYIDESEVLSPADYVNHIDKWDFNVPFVCGATNLGEALRRINEGAAMIRSKGEAGTGDVSEATRHIRTIKSEIARLTSMSKDELYVAAKELQAPYELVAEIAETGKLPVVLFTAGGVATPADAAMMMQLGADGVFVGSGIFKSGNPEKRAAAVVKATTFYDDPAVIAEVSRGLGEAMVGINVSDLAAPHRLAERGW, from the coding sequence ATGACGAACAGCTCCACCACCGGCGAACAGGGCTCCAATCGCGTCAAGCGCGGCCTCGCAGAGATGCTGAAGGGTGGCGTCATCATGGACGTCGTCACGCCGGAACAGGCACGCATCGCTGAAGACGCCGGCGCGGTCGCCGTGATGGCGCTCGAGCGAGTCCCCGCCGACATCCGTTCACAGGGCGGCGTCGCCCGCATGAGCGACCCCGACCTCATCGAGGCGATCATCGCTGAGGTGTCCATTCCCGTGATGGCGAAGGCGCGCATCGGTCACTTCGTCGAGGCGCAGGTTCTCCAGGCGCTCAACGTCGACTACATCGATGAGTCCGAGGTGCTCAGCCCGGCCGATTACGTCAACCACATCGACAAGTGGGACTTCAACGTTCCGTTCGTGTGCGGTGCAACCAACCTCGGTGAGGCGCTGCGTCGCATCAACGAGGGTGCGGCGATGATTCGCTCGAAGGGCGAGGCCGGAACCGGAGACGTTTCGGAGGCGACCAGGCACATCCGCACGATCAAGAGTGAGATCGCCCGGTTGACGTCGATGTCGAAGGACGAACTGTACGTTGCAGCGAAGGAACTGCAGGCTCCGTACGAACTCGTCGCCGAGATCGCTGAGACCGGAAAACTGCCCGTTGTTCTCTTCACTGCCGGCGGAGTGGCGACGCCCGCCGACGCCGCGATGATGATGCAGCTCGGAGCGGACGGAGTCTTCGTCGGCTCGGGAATCTTCAAGTCGGGCAACCCCGAGAAGCGTGCTGCAGCCGTTGTGAAGGCAACCACCTTCTACGACGACCCTGCCGTCATCGCAGAGGTTTCGCGTGGACTCGGCGAGGCCATGGTTGGCATCAACGTGTCCGACCTCGCGGCACCTCACCGCCTCGCTGAGCGTGGCTGGTAG
- a CDS encoding HIT family protein yields the protein MARLGLDDYADQEPTAGNPLIGPGATVESAAHLAGVPDEFQRLWTPHRLVYIQNGQQPDENDCPFCHAPTLSDEDGLIVARGTHAFVLLNLFPYNSGHLLVCPYRHISTYDLATPEEVAEIGELTQTAMRVVRTVSRNDGFNIGMNQGVVAGAGIAGHLHQHVVPRWAQDANFLPIIAKTKALPQLLGDVRQAIASAWPATTTG from the coding sequence ATGGCTCGACTAGGTCTCGATGACTACGCCGATCAGGAGCCGACAGCGGGAAACCCGTTGATCGGACCTGGCGCGACAGTGGAGTCCGCTGCGCACCTCGCCGGGGTGCCCGACGAGTTCCAGCGCCTGTGGACGCCGCACCGCCTGGTCTACATCCAGAACGGTCAGCAGCCTGACGAAAACGACTGCCCGTTTTGCCACGCGCCGACGCTGTCGGATGAAGATGGCCTCATCGTCGCGAGGGGCACACACGCGTTCGTCCTCCTGAACCTGTTTCCGTACAACAGCGGGCATCTGCTTGTCTGTCCATACCGTCACATTTCGACGTACGATTTGGCTACGCCGGAGGAAGTCGCTGAGATTGGTGAGCTGACACAGACAGCGATGCGGGTAGTCAGGACTGTTTCTCGCAACGACGGCTTCAATATCGGGATGAATCAGGGTGTTGTGGCTGGCGCAGGCATTGCCGGTCACCTGCATCAGCACGTCGTCCCGCGGTGGGCACAGGACGCCAATTTCCTGCCCATCATTGCGAAGACGAAGGCCCTTCCGCAGTTGCTCGGCGACGTGCGCCAGGCCATCGCCAGCGCCTGGCCGGCAACAACGACAGGCTGA